A DNA window from Streptomyces parvus contains the following coding sequences:
- a CDS encoding DUF962 domain-containing protein yields the protein MSQQTFDTYEEFWPYYVAMHSRAATRWVHLTGTLTGLALTAYGLARGRKRYLAALPLIGYGTAWPAHFLIEKNNPATFGHPVWSLRGDAQMIRTMLAGRDAELAETASKWLAEHGEDEKGD from the coding sequence ATGTCACAGCAGACGTTCGATACGTACGAGGAATTCTGGCCGTACTACGTCGCGATGCACTCCCGGGCCGCCACCCGCTGGGTCCATCTGACCGGCACGCTGACCGGGCTCGCGCTGACCGCATACGGGCTGGCGCGGGGCCGGAAACGCTATCTGGCGGCCCTGCCGCTGATCGGGTACGGCACGGCGTGGCCCGCGCACTTCCTGATCGAGAAGAACAACCCGGCGACGTTCGGGCATCCGGTGTGGTCGCTGCGCGGGGACGCACAGATGATCCGGACGATGCTCGCGGGCCGGGACGCGGAGCTGGCGGAGACCGCGTCGAAGTGGCTGGCCGAGCACGGGGAGGACGAAAAGGGCGACTGA